One window from the genome of Nicotiana tomentosiformis chromosome 5, ASM39032v3, whole genome shotgun sequence encodes:
- the LOC104089739 gene encoding uncharacterized protein — MGSNIKAVTAYHMWINGQVKVLNREVKQILEKTVSASMKDWAFKLDDALWAHCSAYETPIVTSPYMLVYEKVCYLPIELEHKAHWTIKKLNFDVDLAREKRMLQLNELDEFRLHAYDNAKL, encoded by the coding sequence ATGGGGTCAAACATTAAGGCGGTTACTGCTTATCATATGTGGATTAATGGTCAAGTTAAGGTGTTAAATAGAGAAGTGAAGCAAATTCTCGAGAAAACAGTAAGTGCAAGTATGAAAGATTGGGCTTTCAAGCTTGATGACGCTCTATGGGCACATTGTAGTGCTTATGAAACTCCAATTGTCACTTCTCCATACATGTTAGTTTATGAGAAAGTGTGTTACTTGCCCATTGAGCTGGAGCACAAGGCACATTGGACAATCAAAAAGCTCAACTTTGATGTGGACTTAGCCAGAGAGAAAAGGATGTTgcaactcaatgaacttgatgaatttcgGTTGCATGCATATGACAATGCCAAGTTGTAG
- the LOC138892318 gene encoding uncharacterized protein, which yields MAEYESCILGLRMVIDMNIKELLVIRDSDLLIHQVLREWATKNTKILPYLHCVKDLIKRFTKIEFKHVPQIQNEFADALSTLSSMIHNPDKNYIDPIEIRKQPAYYAHVEETSYGNPWFQDTWEYLEKGEYLEGDTYTQKHTLWRIANHFFQSGRILYRRTPDLVLL from the coding sequence atggctGAATATGAGTCTTGCATCTTGGGACTTAGGATGGTCATCGACATGAACATCAAGGAATTATTAGTAATCAGAGACTCAGACTTGCTGATACATCAGGTACTCAGAGAGTGGGCCACCAAGAATACCAAGATACTGCCATACCTACACTGTGTGAAAgatttgatcaagaggttcacaaagatagaattcaaacatgttcctcaaattcagaacgagttcgcagatgcattgtccaccttatcttccatgatacataATCCAGACAAGAATTATATCGACCCTATAGAAATCCGCAAGCAGCCTGCTTActatgctcatgttgaagaaacATCTTATGGGAATCCATGGTTTCAAGATACCTGGGAGTATCTAGAAAAGGGAGAGTACTTGGAAGGTGATACATATACTCAAAAGCACACATTATGGAGGATAGCTAACCATTTCTTCCAGAGCGGGAGAATTCTGTACAGAAGAACTCCCGACTTGGTATTGCTATGA
- the LOC117274356 gene encoding uncharacterized protein: MEIEDFENKPKSNLEENEAVNLGNFKTVKETSISIYLSPPDKEEYIKFLKEYVDIFAWSYDDMTGLSTSIVAHKLSTNPMCPPLKQKLRKFMPVISLKIKRKVTKQIKAKVLRVVEYLTWLANIVPVPKKDGKVRVCIDYRELNRTSPKDDFHY; the protein is encoded by the coding sequence atgGAAATAGAggattttgaaaacaaaccaaagtccaaCTTGGAAGAGAATGAGGCAGTTAATTTGGGGAATTTCAAAACAGTCAAAGAGACTAGCATTAGTATTTACCTATCACCGCCAGACAAGGAAGAGTACATCAAATTTTTGAAAGAATATgtggatatttttgcatggtcctatgacgaCATGACAgggttgagcacatccatagtagcccaCAAGTTATCTACCAATCCTATGTGTCCACCGTTGAAACAGAAACTAAGGAAATTCATGCCAGTTATCAGTTTAAAGATAAAAAGGAAGGTTACCAAAcagatcaaagccaaggtccTTCGAGTGGTCGAATATTTGACCTGGTTAGCCAATATTGTGCCCGTACCAAAGAAAGACGGGAAGGTCAgggtgtgcattgattatcgaGAACTGAACAGaacaagtcctaaggatgatttccacTACTGA